A single genomic interval of Oreochromis aureus strain Israel breed Guangdong linkage group 12, ZZ_aureus, whole genome shotgun sequence harbors:
- the rab11fip1a gene encoding rab11 family-interacting protein 1 isoform X2 has translation MSLADQSQQSYPTSVQVTVHQARNLRTKGKNGTNDSYAIIQVAKDKFSTSVAEKSVDPVWKEEASFDLPLFHPGNAERCTLYITVMHRAQVGLDKFLGQAVINLLQLYDNKARKKTEWFKLVDKTGKEDKARGEVLLDIQFMRNNMSASMFDLSMQDKPRSRISKIKDKVRGKKKDGFSDSASAIVPSVSQVLTDSEGEADAQSLNQSPDEKKKSKLKKLFAPKSNLQRNISQSMSTLGTLPEKNSSLSGSRSSGLNVNSPDVKKKFKLGHKRTGSSDSKVSLGPFSLLGRSKQSNSDLNNLCINGSHVYTEETEPKSGSTLSLNSSGQGSVEDVRKHTSDLSADAFRSVSVPSTDRASQEQQHHQEEEERRQAEERRVAEAKRMEEEEKHRAQLKRLQEEEERRLQEEQERKRRFLEDEARRKKQMEEDERRKQEEQRKMLEAAETQRLEEERRRAEEQKRQEEASMSDRLSSLFGMIRKKEEKKEEVQQQAIEEQLPTPARTLDAQDPNQPASRHSTNPFEDINLSSDVSLSSNVSPTDHQKSSSKAQTPSAMVFLNRTAKVSAVKPRPHPVKPMSTSESQSIHAMKEIKVRDSTPAKIKMMDSVESGPYTQLTQEELITMVVKQQADLTKKDTKIVELEEYIDNLLVRVIEEKPSILYALNAAKPV, from the exons ATGTCTCTGGCCGACCAGAGCCAGCAGTCGTATCCGACGAGTGTCCAGGTAACGGTGCACCAGGCTCGGAACCTGCGTACCAAGGGAAAGAATGGCACCAACGACTCCTACGCCATCATCCAGGTGGCCAAAGACAAGTTTTCTACCTCCGTGGCTGAGAAGTCTGTCGATCCGGTGTGGAAAGAAGAGGCTTCGTTCGACCTGCCGCTCTTCCACCCGGGAAACGCTGAGCGCTGTACGCTGTATATCACAGTAATGCACCGTGCCCAAGTGGGGCTGGACAAGTTCTTGGGCCAAGCTGTGATAAACCTGCTGCAGCTTTATGACAACAAGGCTCGCAAAAAGACAGA ATGGTTCAAGCTGGTGGACAAGACGGGAAAAGAGGACAAGGCGCGAGGAGAGGTGCTGCTAGATATCCAGTTTATGAGAAACAACATGTCAGCTAGCATGTTTGACCTTTCCATGCAGGACAAACCACGCTCTCGCATTTCCAAGATAAAGGACAaagtgcgtgggaagaaaaagGATGGTTTCTCCGACTCAGCCTCAGCGATTGTGCCCTCTGTCAGCCAGGTCCTCACAGACAGTGAGGGCGAGGCTGACGCACAGTCACTTAACCAGTCTCcagatgagaaaaagaaatctaAGCTCAAAAAGCTCTTTGCCCCCAAATCAAACTTGCAGCGTAATATCTCACAGTCCATGTCCACACTGGGGACGCTGCCTGAGAAGAATTCATCTCTGAGTGGCAGCCGCTCATCTGGTCTCAATGTCAACTCTCCTGATG TTAAGAAGAAATTCAAATTGGGACACAAACGAACCGGCAGCTCTGACAGCAAGGTGTCTTTGGGTCCTTTCTCTCTGCTGGGCCGCTCAAAACAGAGCAACAGTGACCTGAACAACCTGTGCATTAACGGCAGCCATGTGTACACAGAGGAGACAGAACCCAAGAGTGGATCTACACTCAGTCTGAACAGCTCCGGTCAAGGCTCTGTGGAAGATGTCCGCAAACACACTTCTGATCTCTCTGCAGATGCTTTCAGGAGTGTATCTGTCCCATCAACAGACAGAGCTTCACAAGAACAACAGCACCatcaagaggaggaggaaagaagGCAAGCAGAAGAAAGGCGCGTAGCAGAAGCAAAGaggatggaggaagaggagaaacacagggcACAGCTCAAGAGGctgcaggaggaagaggagcgtaGACTGCAAGAGGaacaggagaggaagagacGCTTCCTAGAGGATGAAGCCAGGAGGAAGAAACAGATGGAGGAGGACGAGAGACGAAAGCAAGAAGAGCAACGCAAGATGCTGGAAGCAGCAGAAACTCAGCGGCTTGAAGAGGAGCGTCGTCGAGCAGAGGAGCAGAAGCGTCAGGAGGAGGCGTCTATGAGTGACAGACTGTCGTCCTTGTTCGGAATGATCaggaagaaggaggagaaaaaggaggagGTACAGCAACAGGCTATAGAGGAACAGCTGCCCACCCCAGCCCGTACTTTGGATGCGCAAGATCCCAATCAGCCTGCCTCCCGTCATTCCACCAACCCATTTGAGGACATTAACCTCAGCTCAGATGTTTCTCTAAGCAGCAATGTAAGCCCAACCGATCATCAGAAATCCAGCAGCAAGGCACAAACCCCCTCTGCCATGGTCTTCCTTAACCGCACTGCAAAAGTGTCTGCAGTCAAACCCAG GCCTCATCCCGTGAAGCCTATGAGCACATCAGAGAGCCAGAGCATCCATGCTATGAAAGAGATAAAGGTCCGGGACAGCACACCAGCGAAGATAAAG atGATGGACTCTGTGGAAAGTGGACCGTACACTCAGCTGACTCAGGAGGAGCTGATCACAATGGTGGTGAAGCAGCAGGCTGACCTTACCAAGAAGGACACCAAGATTGTTGAGCTCGAGGAATACATAGACAACCTGTTGGTCCGTGTCATTGAGGAGAAGCCGAGTATCCTGTATGCCCTCAATGCTGCCAAGCCAGTGTAA
- the rab11fip1a gene encoding rab11 family-interacting protein 1 isoform X1, producing MSLADQSQQSYPTSVQVTVHQARNLRTKGKNGTNDSYAIIQVAKDKFSTSVAEKSVDPVWKEEASFDLPLFHPGNAERCTLYITVMHRAQVGLDKFLGQAVINLLQLYDNKARKKTEWFKLVDKTGKEDKARGEVLLDIQFMRNNMSASMFDLSMQDKPRSRISKIKDKVRGKKKDGFSDSASAIVPSVSQVLTDSEGEADAQSLNQSPDEKKKSKLKKLFAPKSNLQRNISQSMSTLGTLPEKNSSLSGSRSSGLNVNSPDVKKKFKLGHKRTGSSDSKVSLGPFSLLGRSKQSNSDLNNLCINGSHVYTEETEPKSGSTLSLNSSGQGSVEDVRKHTSDLSADAFRSVSVPSTDRASQEQQHHQEEEERRQAEERRVAEAKRMEEEEKHRAQLKRLQEEEERRLQEEQERKRRFLEDEARRKKQMEEDERRKQEEQRKMLEAAETQRLEEERRRAEEQKRQEEASMSDRLSSLFGMIRKKEEKKEEVQQQAIEEQLPTPARTLDAQDPNQPASRHSTNPFEDINLSSDVSLSSNVSPTDHQKSSSKAQTPSAMVFLNRTAKVSAVKPRLAQSLEPEPADFQTPSQLSPSQANSESILSRVPSGSPDTFSSLHSSLAPRDSSQSPPSSPRGNTENLSSGSEGSSPTMADQNRRALLPPTYRSQTRGNLTPVREIQNPAYEEPEEPQPGKKSVPLPDYETLFPQKRHGVKGQPRWDNIIAEVNQKHKGAAPALLGPEVSVDGPVEHTPSPRSSVSLETPNMRLSQAKPQETKPVSAKKAPAPAPPKQAASPPPRSAADSSQKQSLSVSQQSSVTRSRPTSPASVISDTSSRFTSGDGARKVLQPSPTPTPRTPSQMDWNTPPSSDQRKEQATMNKEAPTAKPRQRVSANELMKEQQSPVNSNIPKVSNSSMSSTDKKLKDGFAEEDPFPSTQLLSKDPWTLQKQNDDSLFTGNASRKEATPRDQGMTASDFDKVFGQEKTPDPFASFNGSDSKKQSEYRKKDDESKLDSPAFQRKNSQKGKKSLPSITASQQITPTATQGFADFPLLLPNDGKTQSSFSEGEDLFGDRSFFQASEPLQVVMEEPEISSGGKETLRARVSPSEVQPVSTQNSNGSWLAINSRRPHPVKPMSTSESQSIHAMKEIKVRDSTPAKIKMMDSVESGPYTQLTQEELITMVVKQQADLTKKDTKIVELEEYIDNLLVRVIEEKPSILYALNAAKPV from the exons ATGTCTCTGGCCGACCAGAGCCAGCAGTCGTATCCGACGAGTGTCCAGGTAACGGTGCACCAGGCTCGGAACCTGCGTACCAAGGGAAAGAATGGCACCAACGACTCCTACGCCATCATCCAGGTGGCCAAAGACAAGTTTTCTACCTCCGTGGCTGAGAAGTCTGTCGATCCGGTGTGGAAAGAAGAGGCTTCGTTCGACCTGCCGCTCTTCCACCCGGGAAACGCTGAGCGCTGTACGCTGTATATCACAGTAATGCACCGTGCCCAAGTGGGGCTGGACAAGTTCTTGGGCCAAGCTGTGATAAACCTGCTGCAGCTTTATGACAACAAGGCTCGCAAAAAGACAGA ATGGTTCAAGCTGGTGGACAAGACGGGAAAAGAGGACAAGGCGCGAGGAGAGGTGCTGCTAGATATCCAGTTTATGAGAAACAACATGTCAGCTAGCATGTTTGACCTTTCCATGCAGGACAAACCACGCTCTCGCATTTCCAAGATAAAGGACAaagtgcgtgggaagaaaaagGATGGTTTCTCCGACTCAGCCTCAGCGATTGTGCCCTCTGTCAGCCAGGTCCTCACAGACAGTGAGGGCGAGGCTGACGCACAGTCACTTAACCAGTCTCcagatgagaaaaagaaatctaAGCTCAAAAAGCTCTTTGCCCCCAAATCAAACTTGCAGCGTAATATCTCACAGTCCATGTCCACACTGGGGACGCTGCCTGAGAAGAATTCATCTCTGAGTGGCAGCCGCTCATCTGGTCTCAATGTCAACTCTCCTGATG TTAAGAAGAAATTCAAATTGGGACACAAACGAACCGGCAGCTCTGACAGCAAGGTGTCTTTGGGTCCTTTCTCTCTGCTGGGCCGCTCAAAACAGAGCAACAGTGACCTGAACAACCTGTGCATTAACGGCAGCCATGTGTACACAGAGGAGACAGAACCCAAGAGTGGATCTACACTCAGTCTGAACAGCTCCGGTCAAGGCTCTGTGGAAGATGTCCGCAAACACACTTCTGATCTCTCTGCAGATGCTTTCAGGAGTGTATCTGTCCCATCAACAGACAGAGCTTCACAAGAACAACAGCACCatcaagaggaggaggaaagaagGCAAGCAGAAGAAAGGCGCGTAGCAGAAGCAAAGaggatggaggaagaggagaaacacagggcACAGCTCAAGAGGctgcaggaggaagaggagcgtaGACTGCAAGAGGaacaggagaggaagagacGCTTCCTAGAGGATGAAGCCAGGAGGAAGAAACAGATGGAGGAGGACGAGAGACGAAAGCAAGAAGAGCAACGCAAGATGCTGGAAGCAGCAGAAACTCAGCGGCTTGAAGAGGAGCGTCGTCGAGCAGAGGAGCAGAAGCGTCAGGAGGAGGCGTCTATGAGTGACAGACTGTCGTCCTTGTTCGGAATGATCaggaagaaggaggagaaaaaggaggagGTACAGCAACAGGCTATAGAGGAACAGCTGCCCACCCCAGCCCGTACTTTGGATGCGCAAGATCCCAATCAGCCTGCCTCCCGTCATTCCACCAACCCATTTGAGGACATTAACCTCAGCTCAGATGTTTCTCTAAGCAGCAATGTAAGCCCAACCGATCATCAGAAATCCAGCAGCAAGGCACAAACCCCCTCTGCCATGGTCTTCCTTAACCGCACTGCAAAAGTGTCTGCAGTCAAACCCAG ATTGGCTCAATCTTTGGAGCCTGAACCTGCTGACTTCCAAACCCCCAGTCAGCTGTCTCCTTCCCAAGCCAACTCTGAGTCCATCCTGTCCAGAGTCCCATCTGGGTCCCCTGATACTTTCTCCAGCCTCCACTCATCTTTAGCTCCAAGAGATAGCAGTCAAAGCCCACCTAGTTCTCCACGTGGCAACACAGAGAATTTGTCATCTGGATCTGAGGGGTCTTCACCCACCATGGCAGATCAGAACAGAAGGGCCCTCCTACCACCCACTTACAGGAGCCAAACCAGAGGAAATCTTACTCCTGTCAGAGAGATTCAAAACCCGGCTTATGAAGAGCCAGAAGAACCGCAACCAGGCAAAAAATCTGTACCACTTCCAGATTATGAAACACTCTTCCCTCAGAAGAGACACGGAGTGAAAGGGCAGCCTCGATGGGATAATATAATTGCTGAGGTCAATCAGAAACACAAGGGTGCTGCACCTGCACTCTTGGGTCCTGAGGTGAGTGTGGACGGTCCAGTGGAGCATACACCAAGTCCTAGGTCTTCTGTATCACTGGAGACCCCTAACATGAGGCTTTCCCAAGCTAAACCTCAGGAGACCAAACCTGTGTCAGCAAAAAAAGCACCAGCCCCGGCTCCTCCTAAACAAGCGGCATCTCCACCTCCACGATCAGCAGCAGATTCCAGTCAGAAACAAAGCCTCAGTGTTTCTCAACAGTCTTCAGTGACACGTAGTCGACCTACATCCCCAGCATCTGTAATATCGGACACTTCAAGCAGATTTACGTCAGGAGATGGCGCAAGAAAGGTGCTGCAACCTTCACCCACACCTACACCCAGAACACCAAGCCAAATGGACTGGAATACACCACCTTCAAGTGATCAAAGGAAAGAACAAGCCACAATGAACAAAGAAGCACCCACAGCTAAACCCAGACAAAGGGTCAGTGCCAACGAGCTAATGAAGGAACAACAATCTCCTGTGAACAGTAACATCCCAAAAGTATCTAATTCAAGTATGAGCAGCACGGACAAAAAGTTAAAGGACGGCTTTGCAGAGGAAGACCCGTTCCCTAGTACTCAGCTTCTTTCCAAAGACCCATGGACACTGCAGAAGCAAAATGATGATTCACTTTTTACTGGCAATGCTAGTAGGAAGGAGGCGACACCTCGAGATCAGGGAATGACAGCAAGTGACTTTGATAAAGTTTTTGGTCAAGAAAAAACACCAGATCCTTTCGCCAGTTTTAATGGCAGTGATTCGAAGAAACAGAGTGAATACAGGAAAAAAGATGATGAGTCAAAACTAGACAGTCCTGCTTTCCAAAGAAAGAATtcacaaaaaggaaagaagagcCTTCCATCCATAACTGCCTCACAACAAATAACACCCACTGCCACTCAAGGTTTTGCAGATTTCCCACTGCTGCTTCCCAATGATGGGAAAACACAAAGCagtttcagtgaaggagaggatCTTTTTGGAGACCGATCTTTTTTTCAAGCTTCAGAGCCCCTTCAAGTGGTTATGGAGGAACCAGAAATCTCGTCTGGGGGGAAGGAAACTTTGCGAGCGAGGGTGTCACCATCTGAGGTTCAGCCTGTCAGTACTCAGAATAGCAATGGAAGCTGGCTAGCCATAAATTCACGCAG GCCTCATCCCGTGAAGCCTATGAGCACATCAGAGAGCCAGAGCATCCATGCTATGAAAGAGATAAAGGTCCGGGACAGCACACCAGCGAAGATAAAG atGATGGACTCTGTGGAAAGTGGACCGTACACTCAGCTGACTCAGGAGGAGCTGATCACAATGGTGGTGAAGCAGCAGGCTGACCTTACCAAGAAGGACACCAAGATTGTTGAGCTCGAGGAATACATAGACAACCTGTTGGTCCGTGTCATTGAGGAGAAGCCGAGTATCCTGTATGCCCTCAATGCTGCCAAGCCAGTGTAA
- the adgra2 gene encoding adhesion G protein-coupled receptor A2, which produces MTGGWGAAEVRSSRRTMFAPGVGIPLLPGRLVLMLLLLPRLSQACPGLLASTSGCSCAEERPKLHSVQAVGIRVSCSKGELTELPDPGLLPNRTVTLILSHNKIRVLRNGSFLGLYALDKLDLKHNLISTIKPGAFQGLSELRKLDLSNNRIGCLTADMFQGLTNLTKLNLSGNIISTMDPGVFEELPSLKLVNFNSDYLTCDCELQWVPNFFRSSPARLGEETLCAYPMSLRGKPLRGLRESHLSCDGPLELHTMSLLPSQRQVVFKGDRLPFHCAAALVDKMTTLHWRHNGQPVTSDPEMGVQLESSVVHDCTFITSELILYDVHVEASGEWECVVSTGRGNKSLTVEIVVLENSASFCPEDKVVNNRGEFRWPRTLAGITSHQYCLQLRYPSLSVEGGMEQKKASRYCDRTGKWEDGDYSNCHYTNGITRVLHTFILRPINASNVVTVAHQVRTYTLEAAGFTDSVDVLYMAQIMEKFMEYVTQIKELLAVMVEMGSNLMQVDDQILALAQREKRACSSIVNSLETLAWSQLHSNAKEFSMMSKNIVMEAHLIQPAHFTGITCTAHQQREVSGGNLGMETAESVHEPQLRVHCSTGAHNTSLNNFFLKNSVALASVTLPANLFASDAAADCKLQFVAFRTGSFFPLTGNSSTTAEHSRRRTVNSPVVFVGLDGCSMQNNSDPIWVSLRHLSPGTDAVAAHWSLKGPEKQGGWSQEGCQLVRSDSNTSTMRCSLLSNYAVLQEVPDFPSSPLTVRVLHPVVYACTAVLLLCLFTIIITHILHHSSICISRKSWHTLLNTCFHIAMTTAIYAGGISLTSYPVVCQAVGIALHYSSLSTLLWIGVSARVIYKEAVWRMPQQPDGESPVPPTQRPMLRFYLIADGVPLIICGITAAVNVNDYGDNSPYCWLVRRSSLGSFFVPAGLVVLVTWIYFLCTVFRLRRRGAKECTGTTLSSPVTESHPALAGSTSLLSTDSVAGPVHPVMSPEDQYSLKTQFSVLVATHFLFVVLWCCAAMAVWLTGHTSLLFSCLYGIVATVLGVFLVVHHCFRRQDVQASWLACCPGYQRPHPMSTYTHTCTTGSGVQTSEQGSQLFINCHPPGDSHNSSSARSSSTPSGISSVGPGPCKLTNLLQVTQDNSNGTSRAPTGNNTSTSTDNITKPTNNVLPTINSAGPGQPQRRKASSRTKQGSSQYYHRGEGRGHYRLKALRAAGGGGSLGALGPIGLDHLSSSHAVYKQATSENGSIHHSLSENQASVLTNGKRVGESVATSPSEGSDGGSSGSRKPFPLLPSMASRVAMQNAQRRCASRDNLKVAASAETKRCSYPLNGDTATVPGAAGQNGNLKNSVLELEQDMSGTDQSQSSVGMKSGLWKSETTV; this is translated from the exons GGACCTCAAGCACAACTTAATCAGCACCATCAAGCCTGGAGCCTTCCAAGGCCTCTCTGAGCTTCGGAAACT TGACCTTTCCAACAACCGCATTGGCTGCCTGACTGCTGACATGTTCCAGGGGCTGACCAATCTTACTAAACT GAACCTCTCTGGCAACATCATATCAACCATGGATCCAGGGGTGTTTGAAGAGTTGCCGTCCCTCAAGCTAGT gaacttcaACTCAGACTACCTAACATGTGACTGCGAGCTGCAATGGGTCCCGAACTTCTTTCGCAGCAGTCCAGCACGGCTGGGGGAAGAAACCCTGTGTGCCTACCCCATGAGCCTGAGGGGAAAGCCCCTGCGTGGACTAAGGGAAAGCCATCTGAGCTGTG ATGGTCCTCTGGAGCTGCACACCATGTCACTGCTGCCGTCTCAGCGTCAGGTGGTCTTCAAAGGCGATCGGCTGCCCTTCCACTGCGCTGCTGCCTTGGTGGACAAGATGACCACTTTACACTGGCGTCACAATGGTCAGCCGGTGACCTCCGATCCAGAAATGGGTGTCCAGCTGGAGAGCAGTGTCGTGCATGACTGCACCTTTATCACCAG TGAGCTTATTCTATACGATGTGCATGTGGAGGCCAGTGGAGAGTGGGAGTGTGTGGTTTCTACTGGGCGGGGCAACAAGTCTCTCACCGTTGAGATAGTGGTACTGGAGAACAGTGCCTCCTTCTGTCCAGAAGATAAAGTTGTCAACAACCGTGGGGAGTTCAG GTGGCCAAGAACTCTGGCAGGAATTACCTCCCACCAGTACTGCCTGCAGCTGCGTTACCCTTCTCTGTCTGTTGAGGGGGGCATGGAGCAGAAAAAAGCCTCTCGCTATTGTGACCGTACTGGAAAATGGGAGGATGGCGACTACTCAAACTGTCACTACACCAATGGCATCACACGTGTCTTGCATACCTTCATCCTG AGGCCCATCAATGCATCCAACGTTGTCACAGTGGCACATCAAGTTCGCACATACACCCTGGAGGCTGCTGGTTTTACTGACTCGGTCGATGTACTGTATATGGCGCAAATTATGGAGAAGTTTATGGAATATGTGACACAGATAAAAGAG TTGTTGGCGGTGATGGTCGAGATGGGCAGTAACCTGATGCAGGTGGATGACCAGATTCTCGCTCTGGcccagagagagaagagagccTGTAGTTCTATAGTCAACTCCCTTGAGACATTGGCCTGGTCTCAGCTACACAGTAATGCTAAAGAATTTTCCATG ATGTCTAAGAACATTGTGATGGAAGCCCATCTAATTCAACCTGCCCACTTCACTGGGATAACTTGTACTGCGCATCAGCAGCGTGAGGTGTCAGGGGGCAACCTGGGAATGGAAACGGCAGAGTCTGTCCATGAACCGCAGCTTCGTGTCCACTGTAGCACTGGTGCCCATAACACCTCTCTCAACAATTTTTTCCTAAAG AATTCTGTAGCCTTGGCCTCGGTGACTCTTCCGGCTAATCTGTTTGCTTCGGATGCTGCAGCAGACTGTAAACTGCAGTTTGTAGCCTTTCGAACAGGCAGCTTTTTTCCTTTGACTGGGAACTCGAGCACCACTGCTGAACACTCCCGCAGACGCACTGTCAACAGCCCTGTTGTCTTTGTAGGCCTAG ATGGTTGCAGCATGCAGAACAACTCAGACCCCATCTGGGTGTCACTCCGCCACTTGTCTCCTGGTACTGATGCCGTGGCAGCCCATTGGAGCCTTAAGGGACCGGAGAAGCAGGGAGGCTGGAGTCAGGAGGGCTGCCAGTTGGTCCGCAGCGACAGCAACACCTCCACCATGCGCTGCTCTCTGCTTAGCAACTATGCCGTTCTGCAG GAGGTACCTGACTTCCCTAGCTCCCCACTGACTGTGAGGGTGCTCCATCCAGTGGTCTATGCCTGCACTGCagttctgctcctttgcctctttacTATCATCATTACACACATACTACACCACAG TTCAATATGCATATCAAGAAAAAGTTGGCACACGCTGCTGAATACCTGCTTCCACATTGCAATGACAACAGCGATCTACGCAGGCGGCATAAGCTTAACAAGCTATCCAGTTGTTTGCCAAGCA GTTGGCATTGCCTTGCATTACTCCTCGCTGTCAACCCTGCTGTGGATTGGAGTCAGTGCCAGGGTGATTTACAAAGAGGCTGTGTGGAGAATGCCCCAGCAACCAGATGGAGAATCTCCTGTTCCGCCTACGCAACGACCTATGCTCAG GTTCTATTTGATAGCTGATGGTGTTCCTCTCATCATTTGTGGGATCACAGCAGCTGTCAATGTTAACGACTATGGAGACAACAGCCCTTA CTGCTGGCTGGTCCGGCGCTCCAGCCTGGGGTCTTTCTTTGTCCCTGCTGGCCTGGTGGTGTTGGTGACCTGGATCTATTTCCTGTGCACTGTTTTTCGCTTGAGGCGCCGTGGGGCCAAAGAATGCACAGGAACCACTCTGTCTTCTCCTGTGACCGAGAGCCATCCTGCACTCGCAGGAAGTACCAGCCTGCTCTCTACAGACTCAGTGGCTGGACCTGTACACCCTGTTATGTCTCCAGAGGATCAGTATTCGCTCAAGACACAGTTCTCTGTGCTGGTGGCCACgcacttcctgtttgtggtTCTGTGGTGTTGTGCAGCCATGGCAGTGTGGCTTACAGGTCACACTAGCTTGTTGTTTAGCTGTCTCTATGGGATAGTCGCAacagttttgggggtttttctgGTGGTGCACCACTGCTTCCGGCGACAAGATGTCCAGGCCTCTTGGCTGGCTTGTTGCCCAGGCTATCAACGCCCTCATCCCATGTCTACCTACACACATACCTGTACTACTGGGAGTGGGGTCCAGACCTCCGAACAGGGATCCCAGCTTTTTATCAACTGCCATCCACCTGGTGACTCTCATAATTCCTCGTCAGCCAGGTCGTCATCCACACCAAGTGGGATCAGCAGCGTGGGCCCAGGGCCTTGCAAGCTCACCAACCTGCTGCAGGTGACGCAAGACAATTCAAACGGCACTTCACGTGCTCCTACGGGCAACAACACTAGCACCAGTACTGACAACATCACCAAGCCTACAAACAATGTTCTGCCCACCATTAACTCTGCAGGCCCAGGACAGCCCCAGAGAAGGAAAGCGAGCAGCAGAACTAAACAAGGCAGTAGTCAATATTATCATCGGGGCGAGGGCAGAGGTCACTATCGTCTCAAAGCTCTAAGGGCTGCTGGAGGTGGGGGCAGTCTTGGAGCTTTAGGGCCTATAGGTTTAGACCACCTCAGTTCATCGCATGCTGTTTACAAACAAGCCACAAGTGAGAATGGCAGCATTCACCACAGTCTCTCAGAGAACCAGGCCAGCGTGCTGACAAACGGGAAGCGGGTGGGAGAATCAGTAGCTACGAGCCCCTCGGAGGGAAGCGATGGAGGCAGCAGCGGGAGTCGCAAACCCTTCCCCCTGCTGCCATCGATGGCCAGCCGAGTAGCCATGCAAAACGCTCAGAGGCGATGCGCCAGCAGAGACAATTTAAAAGTCGCAGCTTCTGCGGAAACAAAGCGCTGCTCCTACCCTCTGAACGGCGACACCGCCACTGTGCCAGGGGCCGCTGGCCAAAATGGCAACCTGAAAAACTCTGTGCTGGAACTAGAGCAGGACATGAGTGGCACAGACCAATCACAGAGCTCTGTTGGAATGAAGAGTGGTTTGTGGAAAAGTGAAACCACGGTGTAA